In Opitutaceae bacterium TAV5, one genomic interval encodes:
- a CDS encoding capsular polysaccharide biosynthesis protein has product MIVYRQRGLANIHTFLVTLIATGFLPLYREILPSLTYVNLEEVELLPYVVAVFLGMVTSSRLIHDRATHLHQLEYWNAFVLALRQAVVVAAFIFTFMFMAKDRTVSRLFLGSYLVLLTGILTVLHSRLPRMLADILFPDSAKMPTLFVGRTGNLEALDSWITNRGHLGMIPVGLLSDTPPSRIERAVAPYLGTTEKLAQVLRERRVGQVILLEWIDDPLVVERMIGLCESEGCRFLIHNNYGAKFARTFIPLEEGGHHFLALQHEPLEDPLNRLLKRLVDIAISLPIVLFVVPPLCIWVRLMQRKQAPGSLFFVNPRGGQNRMSFNMLKFRSMYAIEHDINKQATRGDSRIYPFGAFLRKTSLDEFPQFINVLKGDMSIVGPRPHLPKHDDEFSQVARSYRIRSLVKPGITGLAQVRGYRGEITDPEKLHRRVYWDLYYVTNWSLALDFRIIFLTGWQVIRPPKTAY; this is encoded by the coding sequence ATGATCGTTTATCGCCAGCGAGGCCTCGCCAATATTCATACCTTTCTGGTCACCCTTATCGCGACCGGATTCTTGCCTTTGTATCGGGAAATCCTGCCATCGCTTACCTATGTAAACCTGGAGGAAGTAGAGTTGCTGCCTTATGTGGTGGCGGTCTTCCTGGGGATGGTGACGAGTTCCCGGCTGATTCATGATCGGGCCACTCACCTTCACCAGCTCGAATACTGGAACGCCTTTGTTCTGGCGCTCCGGCAGGCCGTTGTTGTCGCGGCATTCATTTTTACCTTCATGTTCATGGCCAAGGACCGGACGGTCAGCCGTCTGTTTCTGGGCTCTTATCTGGTGTTACTGACGGGGATATTGACCGTGTTGCACTCCCGGTTGCCGCGCATGCTGGCCGATATCCTGTTTCCGGATTCGGCCAAGATGCCAACGTTGTTTGTTGGGCGCACGGGCAATCTGGAGGCTTTGGACTCCTGGATTACCAATCGTGGGCATCTGGGTATGATACCGGTGGGGCTGTTGTCCGATACCCCGCCTAGCCGGATAGAGCGGGCGGTGGCACCTTACTTAGGTACGACCGAAAAGCTGGCCCAGGTTCTCCGGGAGCGACGAGTAGGGCAGGTAATCCTGCTGGAGTGGATCGATGATCCCTTAGTGGTGGAGCGGATGATCGGGCTGTGCGAATCGGAGGGATGCCGATTTCTGATCCACAACAACTATGGCGCCAAGTTCGCCCGCACGTTTATTCCTTTGGAAGAGGGGGGGCACCATTTTCTGGCCTTACAGCACGAGCCATTGGAAGATCCGCTCAACCGCCTGCTGAAACGTCTGGTGGATATCGCGATTTCTCTACCCATCGTTCTGTTCGTCGTGCCTCCACTCTGCATCTGGGTCCGCCTCATGCAACGTAAGCAGGCTCCGGGTTCGCTGTTTTTCGTCAATCCGCGTGGCGGGCAGAACCGGATGAGTTTCAACATGCTGAAATTTCGATCGATGTATGCGATCGAGCACGATATCAACAAGCAGGCGACCAGGGGTGACAGCCGCATCTATCCCTTCGGAGCCTTTTTGAGGAAAACCAGCCTGGATGAGTTCCCCCAGTTCATTAATGTACTCAAGGGGGATATGAGCATCGTGGGGCCGCGTCCGCATCTGCCCAAGCACGATGACGAGTTCAGCCAAGTAGCCCGATCCTACCGGATTCGGTCACTGGTCAAACCGGGTATTACCGGACTCGCTCAGGTGCGTGGTTATCGGGGCGAGATTACTGATCCGGAAAAGCTCCACCGTCGGGTGTACTGGGATCTGTATTATGTGACCAACTGGTCGCTGGCTCTGGATTTCCGGATCATTTTCCTGACTGGTTGGCAAGTCATTCGTCCACCCAAGACTGCATATTAG
- a CDS encoding oxidoreductase produces the protein MKHSIVFGGEGFIGRHLADRLLNDGQQVTSVDLAESDRREGIKRRFVTADVRGTLTFETLEASPPVLFNLAAVHRTPGHPNRDYFDANLNGAENVCDFARKTGVRTIVFTSSIAPYGASEELKTEETLPTPNTAYGISKLVAEHIHRRWQAEKPSERRLVIVRPGVVFGHGEKGNVTRLYWALRRKRFAYPGRTDTIKASIYVKDVAALLAEMSERPESGVFVYNLTYEPAPTIKDICTVMSTVTGVRTPKRVVPGIVLRGVATALGSVHGLLGDGFHPDRVRKLMISTNISGKKLQEDGYTLKYSLEDAIRDWWKDCKESGLE, from the coding sequence ATGAAACATTCGATTGTATTTGGCGGCGAGGGTTTTATCGGGAGGCATTTGGCGGACCGATTGTTAAATGATGGGCAGCAGGTGACGAGCGTTGACTTAGCCGAGTCCGATCGACGAGAGGGGATAAAACGGCGTTTTGTCACCGCAGATGTGCGGGGAACGTTGACTTTCGAAACCTTGGAGGCCTCCCCCCCTGTTCTTTTTAATCTGGCAGCGGTGCATCGTACGCCGGGACATCCCAACCGTGACTATTTTGATGCGAATCTTAACGGAGCGGAAAATGTTTGCGACTTTGCCCGGAAAACGGGAGTGCGGACAATCGTTTTTACGAGCTCGATCGCTCCTTACGGAGCTTCTGAGGAACTAAAAACCGAGGAGACGCTGCCGACACCTAATACGGCGTATGGTATCTCCAAGTTGGTAGCCGAGCATATCCACCGCAGATGGCAGGCGGAGAAGCCAAGCGAGCGTCGTTTGGTGATCGTGCGACCGGGGGTAGTGTTTGGCCATGGAGAGAAGGGTAATGTCACACGGCTTTATTGGGCGTTGCGTCGCAAGCGCTTCGCTTACCCGGGGCGCACGGATACGATCAAAGCGAGTATCTATGTCAAGGATGTGGCCGCGCTTTTGGCGGAGATGTCTGAACGGCCTGAGTCAGGCGTATTTGTCTATAACCTGACTTATGAGCCTGCCCCTACGATTAAGGATATCTGCACTGTGATGAGCACGGTTACAGGGGTAAGGACTCCAAAGCGGGTTGTCCCGGGGATTGTCCTGCGCGGTGTCGCAACCGCTCTTGGTTCGGTGCATGGTTTGCTAGGAGATGGGTTCCATCCTGATCGGGTTCGAAAGTTGATGATCTCTACCAACATCAGCGGAAAAAAACTGCAAGAGGATGGCTACACGCTGAAATATTCCCTGGAGGATGCCATTCGGGATTGGTGGAAGGATTGCAAAGAGTCCGGGCTGGAATGA
- a CDS encoding glycosyl transferase family 1 translates to MLSDLSFFLSILIRNGFRGWKPDVILTASPMFSQCLAQRFIYPFRSISRMIVVQDFVVDAALELGILKLSLIGIPLRWLERWSFRSAATLSTISDAMLEKLKGIVGDDRRLILISNWIHQSIANEIVRQRQSALIRREGILLYSGNLGVKQGLPQFLEVFQLGRDNWSLEIHGGGAELGRMRDAVKDAPGVTLGEVLPETDYVTKLLTTSVCLVTQMPGVGANFLPSKLLPALAAGTPVLAVCEKDSPLGREVVRGQFGDVVPPGNVERLRSVLRHWRANPDILRTYSANALGWAGRYSRDHVLGQYEAELLKLVAQGSKQNS, encoded by the coding sequence ATGCTTTCCGATTTGAGTTTCTTCTTGTCGATTTTGATACGGAATGGGTTTCGCGGTTGGAAACCAGATGTGATTTTAACGGCATCCCCGATGTTTTCCCAGTGCCTGGCTCAGCGATTCATCTATCCGTTTCGGAGTATTTCCCGGATGATTGTTGTGCAGGATTTTGTCGTCGATGCGGCTCTTGAACTGGGCATCCTCAAGTTATCTTTAATTGGCATACCGCTTCGTTGGCTGGAGCGTTGGAGTTTTCGTTCCGCAGCAACACTTTCCACGATCAGCGATGCTATGCTAGAAAAGTTAAAGGGGATTGTTGGCGATGATCGTCGTCTGATCCTTATTTCCAATTGGATTCACCAAAGCATTGCCAATGAGATTGTCCGGCAACGGCAGTCAGCACTTATTCGCCGGGAAGGTATATTACTCTATAGTGGAAACCTCGGCGTAAAGCAGGGGTTGCCCCAATTTCTGGAGGTATTTCAGCTTGGCCGCGATAACTGGAGTCTGGAAATCCATGGCGGAGGGGCGGAACTCGGGAGAATGCGAGACGCGGTGAAGGACGCCCCAGGGGTAACTTTGGGAGAGGTTTTGCCCGAGACGGATTACGTCACAAAATTACTTACTACCTCGGTCTGTCTGGTGACGCAAATGCCGGGGGTGGGAGCTAATTTTCTGCCCAGCAAATTATTGCCTGCATTGGCGGCGGGAACCCCGGTTCTGGCTGTTTGCGAAAAAGATAGCCCCTTGGGCCGCGAGGTGGTGAGGGGACAATTTGGCGATGTCGTGCCGCCTGGCAATGTAGAGAGGTTGCGATCAGTACTGCGGCACTGGCGAGCTAATCCGGATATTTTGAGGACTTACTCAGCGAATGCTCTGGGATGGGCGGGCCGTTACTCCCGTGATCATGTTTTGGGACAATACGAAGCGGAACTTTTGAAGTTGGTGGCTCAAGGTTCCAAGCAAAATAGTTAA